One part of the Fusobacterium pseudoperiodonticum genome encodes these proteins:
- a CDS encoding glycogen debranching protein produces MYYNYNQYVNLGAFLDKNACTFAIYAKNVSSLILNIFHSSEDVIPYMQYKLSPVEHKLGDIWSISLDNIQEGTLYTWEINGFSVLDPYALAYTGNENVKNKKSIVVKRVGTETKHILIPKKDMLIYESHIGLFTKSTNSQTTTKGTYSAFEEKIDYLKELGINVVEFLPVFEWDDHTGNLNREVGLLKNVWGYNPINFFALTKKYSSSTDINSFDEIKEFKELVSKLHQNGMEVILDVVYNHTAEGGIGGEKYNFKIMAEDVFYTKDREGNFTNYSGCGNTLNCNHKVVKDMIIQSLLYWYLEVGVDGFRFDLAPILGRDADSQWTRYSLLYELVEHPILSHAKLIAESWDLGGYFVGAMPSGWSEWNGAYRDTVRCFIRGDFGQVPELIKKIFGSVDIFHSNKSGYQASINFICCHDGFTMWDLVSYNVKHNLLNGENNQDGENNNHSYNHGEEGLTENPKIIALRKQQIKNMLLILYISQGIPMLLMGDEMGRTQLGNNNAYCQDNVTTWLDWDRKKEFEDVFLFAKNMINLRKRYSIFRKESPLTEEEITLHGIELFKPDLTFHSLSIAFQLKDIETNTDFYIALNSYSEQLCFELPKLENKSWHVLADTANTETCSFKEIKYEGNHYCVLPKSAIILISK; encoded by the coding sequence ATGTATTACAATTATAATCAATATGTAAATTTAGGAGCTTTTTTAGATAAAAATGCTTGTACTTTTGCTATTTATGCTAAAAATGTTAGCAGTCTTATTTTAAATATATTTCATTCTTCTGAAGATGTTATTCCATATATGCAATACAAACTGAGCCCTGTTGAACATAAATTAGGAGATATTTGGAGTATATCTTTAGATAATATTCAAGAGGGGACTCTATACACTTGGGAGATAAATGGATTTTCTGTCTTAGATCCTTATGCACTTGCCTACACAGGAAATGAAAATGTCAAAAATAAAAAATCGATTGTTGTTAAAAGAGTGGGAACAGAGACAAAGCATATACTTATCCCCAAAAAAGATATGCTAATCTACGAAAGCCATATTGGTCTATTTACAAAATCTACTAACTCACAAACAACTACTAAAGGAACTTACTCTGCTTTTGAAGAAAAAATCGATTACTTAAAAGAATTAGGTATCAATGTTGTAGAATTTTTACCTGTTTTTGAGTGGGATGATCATACTGGTAACTTAAACAGAGAAGTTGGACTTTTAAAAAATGTTTGGGGATATAATCCTATCAACTTTTTTGCTTTAACTAAAAAATATTCTTCATCAACTGATATAAATTCTTTTGATGAAATTAAAGAATTTAAAGAACTTGTTTCGAAACTTCATCAAAATGGTATGGAAGTTATTTTAGATGTTGTGTACAATCACACAGCTGAAGGTGGGATAGGTGGAGAAAAATACAACTTTAAAATTATGGCTGAAGATGTTTTCTATACCAAAGACAGAGAAGGAAATTTCACCAATTACTCTGGTTGTGGCAACACTTTAAATTGTAACCATAAAGTTGTTAAAGATATGATAATTCAATCTTTATTATATTGGTATTTAGAAGTTGGAGTTGATGGTTTCCGTTTTGACTTAGCACCTATCTTAGGAAGAGATGCTGACAGTCAATGGACTAGATATTCTCTACTTTACGAATTAGTTGAACACCCTATTCTTTCGCATGCAAAACTTATTGCTGAAAGTTGGGATTTGGGTGGATATTTTGTTGGTGCTATGCCTAGTGGCTGGTCAGAATGGAATGGTGCATATAGAGATACAGTTAGATGTTTTATAAGAGGAGATTTTGGACAAGTTCCTGAACTTATCAAAAAGATTTTTGGAAGCGTAGATATTTTCCATTCAAATAAAAGTGGTTATCAAGCTAGTATTAATTTTATCTGTTGCCATGATGGTTTCACTATGTGGGATTTAGTTAGTTATAATGTAAAGCATAATCTTCTTAATGGTGAAAATAACCAAGATGGTGAAAATAATAATCATTCATATAATCATGGAGAAGAAGGATTGACTGAAAATCCAAAAATCATAGCTTTAAGAAAACAACAAATAAAAAATATGCTTCTTATTCTATATATCTCACAGGGTATTCCTATGTTACTAATGGGAGATGAAATGGGAAGAACTCAATTGGGTAATAACAATGCTTACTGTCAAGATAATGTTACTACTTGGCTTGACTGGGATAGAAAAAAAGAATTTGAAGATGTTTTTCTTTTCGCAAAAAATATGATAAATCTAAGAAAAAGATACTCTATTTTTAGAAAAGAAAGTCCTTTGACAGAAGAAGAAATAACTTTACATGGAATAGAATTATTCAAACCTGATTTAACTTTTCATTCTCTTTCTATAGCTTTTCAATTGAAAGATATAGAAACTAATACAGATTTTTATATAGCTCTTAATTCATATAGTGAGCAACTATGTTTTGAATTGCCAAAACTTGAAAATAAATCTTGGCATGTTTTAGCAGACACTGCAAACACTGAAACTTGTTCTTTTAAAGAAATAAAATATGAAGGAAATCACTATTGCGTTTTACCAAAATCAGCTATAATTTTAATTTCTAAGTAA
- a CDS encoding fructose-bisphosphatase class III: MNTEIKYLELLSKTFKNIAETSTEIINLQAIMNLPKGTEHFMTDIHGEYEAFNHVLRNGSGTIRNKIEEVYKDKLTESEKKELAAIIYYPKEKIEIMQNTANFNVDRWMINIIYRLIEVCKIVCSKYTRSKVRKAMPKDFQYILQELLYEKKELANKREYFDSIVDTIISIDRGKEFIIAISNLIQKLNIDHLHIVGDIYDRGPFPHLIMDTLAEYNNLDIQWGNHDILWIGAALGNKACIANVIRICCRYNNNDILEEAYGINLLPFATFAMKYYGNDPCKRFRPKEGVDSDLIAQMHKAMSIIQFKVEGLYSERNPELEMSSRESLKFINYEKGTITLDGVEYPLNDTNFPTVNPENPLELLDEEAELLDKLQALFLGSEKLQKHMQLLFSKGGMYLKYNSNLLFHACIPMEPNGEFSEMYVVDGYYKGKALLDKIDNVVRQAYYDRKNVEVNKKHRDLIWYLWAGRLSPLFGKDVMKTFERYFIDDKSTHKEVKNPYHKLVNDEKICDKIFEEFGLNPRTSHIINGHIPVKVKEGESPIKANGKLLIIDGGFSRAYQSTTGIAGYTLTYNSYGIKLASHLKFISKEAAIKDGTDMVSSHIIVETKSKRMKVKDTDIGKSIQSQINDLKKLLKAYRIGLIKSN; encoded by the coding sequence ATGAATACAGAGATTAAGTACTTAGAGCTTTTATCTAAGACATTTAAAAATATAGCAGAGACATCGACAGAAATAATAAACTTGCAAGCTATAATGAATCTTCCTAAGGGAACTGAGCACTTCATGACAGATATTCATGGAGAATATGAAGCATTCAACCATGTTTTAAGAAATGGTTCAGGGACTATTAGAAATAAAATTGAAGAAGTTTACAAAGATAAACTTACAGAAAGTGAAAAGAAAGAACTAGCTGCAATAATATATTATCCTAAAGAAAAAATTGAAATTATGCAAAATACAGCAAATTTTAATGTAGATAGATGGATGATAAATATTATCTATAGATTGATAGAAGTATGTAAAATAGTTTGTTCTAAATACACAAGATCGAAAGTTAGAAAGGCTATGCCTAAAGACTTCCAATATATTTTGCAAGAATTGCTTTATGAAAAAAAAGAATTGGCAAATAAAAGAGAGTATTTTGACAGTATAGTCGATACTATCATATCAATAGATAGAGGAAAAGAATTTATAATAGCTATTTCTAATTTAATTCAAAAATTAAATATAGACCATTTACACATAGTTGGTGATATATATGATAGAGGTCCATTTCCACATTTGATTATGGATACTCTAGCAGAATATAATAATTTAGATATACAATGGGGAAATCATGATATTCTTTGGATAGGAGCTGCTTTAGGAAATAAGGCTTGTATTGCGAATGTTATTAGAATTTGTTGTAGATATAATAACAATGATATTTTAGAAGAAGCCTATGGAATAAATCTGTTACCTTTTGCAACTTTTGCTATGAAATACTATGGCAATGACCCATGTAAGAGATTCAGACCAAAAGAAGGTGTAGATAGTGATTTAATTGCACAGATGCATAAAGCTATGAGTATAATTCAATTTAAAGTTGAAGGACTTTACTCAGAAAGAAACCCTGAACTTGAAATGTCTTCTAGAGAATCTTTGAAATTTATCAATTATGAAAAGGGAACTATCACTTTAGATGGGGTTGAATATCCTTTAAATGACACTAATTTCCCTACAGTAAATCCTGAAAATCCATTGGAACTTTTAGATGAAGAAGCTGAGCTTTTAGATAAATTACAAGCTTTATTCTTAGGAAGTGAAAAGTTACAAAAACATATGCAACTTCTATTCTCTAAGGGAGGAATGTATTTAAAATACAACTCAAACTTGCTTTTCCATGCTTGTATTCCTATGGAGCCAAATGGAGAATTCAGTGAAATGTATGTTGTAGATGGTTATTACAAAGGTAAGGCATTGCTTGATAAGATAGATAATGTAGTAAGACAGGCTTATTATGATAGAAAAAATGTTGAGGTAAATAAAAAACATAGAGACTTAATTTGGTATCTATGGGCTGGAAGATTATCTCCACTTTTTGGAAAAGATGTTATGAAAACATTTGAAAGATATTTTATAGATGATAAGTCAACTCATAAAGAAGTAAAAAATCCTTATCATAAGTTAGTTAATGATGAAAAAATTTGTGATAAGATTTTTGAAGAATTTGGTTTAAATCCAAGAACTTCTCATATTATAAATGGACATATTCCTGTTAAGGTAAAAGAGGGAGAATCTCCAATTAAAGCAAATGGAAAACTTTTGATAATAGATGGAGGTTTCTCAAGAGCATATCAATCTACAACAGGTATAGCAGGTTATACTTTGACATATAACTCTTATGGCATAAAACTTGCCTCGCATTTAAAATTCATATCTAAAGAAGCAGCAATTAAAGACGGAACAGATATGGTTTCTTCGCATATAATTGTTGAAACAAAGAGTAAGAGAATGAAGGTAAAAGATACTGATATTGGTAAAAGTATACAAAGTCAAATAAATGACTTAAAAAAATTATTGAAAGCCTATAGAATAGGGCTTATTAAATCAAACTAG